The genomic window TGATCCCGAGGGTCGTTCCGGGGAGCGCGACCGAGGAGTTGTGGCGAAAGGCTGCACGGAGGAGGACCTGATCCTCAGGGCTAAAGGACTTGATTTCTTCCCAAGCTTGCTTGAGGTAATTGGGGTCCCTGATCGCTCCAAGAGACGCCAGGAGAGTGTCCCTTCGCTGCTGCGTCAGCATCAGGGATTGTTGTTGAAGTATCCGGGTCTGTAATTCGCGTTGGGCGTCATCTCGTACTTTTTGACGATGATCAAGGATTCCGAGGCCGATAGGGATCAAGGCTGTGAGCGCGACGCCGATAGTCGCAATGGCAAGGTCCCAGTCCCATGCGTCCATGAGAGAATTCCACATTTGACTATGTTCCGAGGGGCAGGGTGTGTAGATTTGTCGCCTATTCTATCTTGTCTGGGCGTCAGTTCGGGCTCAGGGCCGGGGCTGGATCAGGCGGCGCAGCAGTCGGACTCGTGGCCCGCGTGACTCTCCGGCTCCAGCTGGAAGGTCGCGTGCTGGATCGGCACCGGGAAGTGCTCCGCCGCGCAGGTCCCGAGAGCGTCGAGCACGGCGTCCGAGCGGCCGGATCGCAACGCCTCGTCTGTCACCACGACGTGCGCCGTGAGGACGGGCAAGCCGGTCGCGACGGTCCAGGCGTGAAGGTCGTGGACCGCGACCACGTCGGGCAGCCCCGCGAGGTGGCGGCGCACCTCGGTCAGGTCCAGCTCATCCGGCGTGAAGTCCATGAGGACGCGCCCCGCGGCCCGCAGGAGCGCGGCTGCCCGCGGGACGATGAGAACCACGATGAGGAGGGACGCGACGGCGTCCGCCCGCGTCCAGCCCGTCAGTGCGATGACGGCCGCGGCTCCGATGACGCCGACGGACCCGATGGCGTCGTTGGCCACCTCGAGGAAGGCTGCCCGGGCGTTGAGGCTCTCGCCGCGTCCGCCGGCCAGCACGAGGAGCGAGATCGTGTTCGCCGCCAGTCCGATGACGCCCATGATGAGCATCCCCGACGAGGCGACCGGCGGCGGCGCGACGAGGTCGAGGACCGCCCGGACCGCCACGATGACACCGACGAGGGCGAGCATCCCGGCCTGGACCGCCGCGCCGATGACCTCGGCCCGACGCATGCCCCACGTCGAGCGGTCCGTGGCGGGGCGCGCTGAGAGGTGCGCCGCGACGAGCGCCATGACGAGGCCTGCGGAGTCCGTCACCATGTGCCCGGCGTCGGCGAGGAGCGCGAGCGACCCGGTGAGCGCGGCCGTGACGATCTCGGCAACGAGGACGACACCGGTGACCCCGAGCGCGACGGCGAGGCGGCCGCGGGTCGCGCCCGGGCCGTGGTCGTGGGAGTGGTCGTGCGAGTGCTCGTGGCTCATGACGTCGCCTCCTCGTCGGCCCGGCCGTCGCCGGGGGTGTCGTCCCTGGTCAGGTCGGCGGCGAGTGTGAGCAGGGCGACGACGCGGTCCTCGTGCTCGAGCCGGCTCACGCGCGAGCGTCCGTGCGCGTGCGTCGAGATGAGTCCCGCCCCGCGCAGGACCGCGAGGTGCTGGGACACGGTCGACTGTGCGAGGCCCAGGTGCTCGGTCAGCTCGCCGACGCGGTGCTCGCCGCCGCGCAGGTGCGAGACGATCGCCAGGCGGGTCGGGTCGCCCAGGGCGGCGAGGACGGCTGCGACGTCGGCGGAGGCCTGGACGGCCCGCCTGTCGTCGGCCGTGTCGGTGGGGAGGAGCCCGTGAATCATCGGCATATGACGATAGTATCGGTGAATGTCGATGAATGTCGAGGGAGACGTGGTGCTCTCAGCGGATCCGGGAGCACGACGACGGATCGGGGCCGTAGGATCCCGCGGCACCGGCCCGTCGGTCCAGGCTCTGACCCGCTCAGGGCGCCATCCGGGCGCGAGCGCGTTCGTCGAGCCGGTTGTCAGTCGGCGATGAGGCCGGAGACCCAGGCCTCGACGTCGTCGGCCTCCCGCGGCACGCCCGCGGTGAGGTACTCGACGGCGCCGTCCTCGCGCACGACGACGTCGTCCTCGATGCGCACACCGATGCCGCGCAGTTCCTCGGGGACGCGCAGGTCGTCGGCGCGG from Actinomyces radicidentis includes these protein-coding regions:
- a CDS encoding ArsR/SmtB family transcription factor; its protein translation is MPMIHGLLPTDTADDRRAVQASADVAAVLAALGDPTRLAIVSHLRGGEHRVGELTEHLGLAQSTVSQHLAVLRGAGLISTHAHGRSRVSRLEHEDRVVALLTLAADLTRDDTPGDGRADEEATS
- a CDS encoding cation diffusion facilitator family transporter, which codes for MSHEHSHDHSHDHGPGATRGRLAVALGVTGVVLVAEIVTAALTGSLALLADAGHMVTDSAGLVMALVAAHLSARPATDRSTWGMRRAEVIGAAVQAGMLALVGVIVAVRAVLDLVAPPPVASSGMLIMGVIGLAANTISLLVLAGGRGESLNARAAFLEVANDAIGSVGVIGAAAVIALTGWTRADAVASLLIVVLIVPRAAALLRAAGRVLMDFTPDELDLTEVRRHLAGLPDVVAVHDLHAWTVATGLPVLTAHVVVTDEALRSGRSDAVLDALGTCAAEHFPVPIQHATFQLEPESHAGHESDCCAA